In Mercurialis annua linkage group LG5, ddMerAnnu1.2, whole genome shotgun sequence, a single genomic region encodes these proteins:
- the LOC126681436 gene encoding uncharacterized protein LOC126681436 → MGFSKSIVLLILASFLLSTDAHLSASGPSANSPPSPIQFRQPRPVCKKLFLPQLDLPFTLPKIINPALQSICGVTENPEKCLALVSPCITGSTTSFSALEGVVISLIEHVQAALSFALKLSLNKSIKAEVATALHLCIELYGKVVEDLKTALLALKAHDKVTLKTKLTAAITTIGRCDEAFQQQGLTNNWPLKKINSVLTLLAGFGLDIHGKLNL, encoded by the coding sequence atggGGTTTAGCAAATCAATTGTTCTCCTCATCCTTGCTTCCTTCCTCTTATCCACCGATGCTCATCTCTCGGCTTCGGGTCCTTCAGCAAATTCTCCCCCATCTCCAATCCAATTTCGCCAACCCCGTCCAGTATGCAAGAAATTATTTCTCCCACAACTCGATCTTCCCTTCACATTACCGAAAATCATCAATCCCGCTCTTCAAAGCATATGCGGCGTCACTGAAAATCCCGAAAAATGTCTTGCCCTAGTTTCTCCATGCATAACTGGTTCTACAACTTCCTTTTCTGCCCTTGAGGGAGTGGTGATATCTTTGATTGAACATGTGCAGGCAGCACTCTCTTTTGCCCTAAAATTAAGTCTTAATAAATCTATTAAAGCTGAAGTCGCCACTGCTCTTCATCTCTGTATCGAACTTTACGGAAAGGTCGTTGAAGATCTTAAAACAGCTTTGCTTGCATTGAAAGCTCATGACAAGGTTACACTTAAGACTAAGCTTACTGCTGCCATTACAACAATCGGTCGCTGTGATGAAGCTTTTCAGCAGCAAGGATTAACAAACAACTGGCCATTGAAGAAGATTAATTCTGTGTTAACTCTTCTGGCTGGATTTGGCTTAGATATTCATGGAAAGTTGAATCTTTAA
- the LOC126681435 gene encoding uncharacterized protein LOC126681435, protein MEFSKSIVLLILASFLLSTDAHRSASGPSANSPPSPIHFRQPRPVCKKLFLPQLDLPFKLPKIINPALQSICGVTENPEKCIALVSPCITGSTTSFSALEGVVVSLIEHVQTALSFALKLSLNKSTKAEVVTVLHLCIELYGKVVEDLKTALLALKAHDKLTLKTKLTAAITTIGRCDEAFQQQGLTTNWPLKKINSVLTLLAGFGLDIHGKLNL, encoded by the coding sequence ATGGAGTTTAGCAAATCAATTGTTCTCCTCATTCTTGCTTCCTTTCTCTTATCCACCGATGCTCATCGCTCAGCTTCGGGTCCGTCAGCGAATTCTCCACCATCTCCGATCCATTTCCGCCAACCCCGTCCAGTATGCAAGAAATTATTTCTCCCACAGCTCGATCTTCCCTTCAAATTACCGAAAATCATTAATCCCGCTCTTCAAAGCATATGCGGCGTCACTGAAAATCCCGAAAAATGTATTGCCCTAGTTTCTCCATGCATAACCGGTTCTACAACTTCCTTTTCTGCCCTTGAAGGAGTGGTGGTTTCATTGATCGAACATGTACAAACAGCACTCTCTTTTGCCctaaaattaagtttaaacaAATCTACAAAAGCTGAGGTCGTCACTGTTCTTCATCTCTGTATCGAACTTTACGGAAAGGTCGTTGAAGATCTTAAAACAGCTTTGCTTGCATTGAAAGCTCATGACAAGCTTACTCTCAAGACTAAGCTTACTGCTGCCATTACAACAATCGGTCGTTGTGATGAAGCTTTTCAGCAGCAAGGATTAACAACGAACTGGCCATTGAAGAAGATTAATTCTGTGTTGACTCTTCTGGCTGGATTTGGGTTAGATATTCATGGAAAATTGAATCTATAA
- the LOC126681434 gene encoding uncharacterized protein LOC126681434, with product MGFSKSIVLLILASFLLSTDAHLSASGPSANSPPSPIQFRQPRPVCKKLFLPQLDLPFTLPKIINPALQSICGVTENPEKCLALVSPCITGSTTSFSALEGVVISLIEHVQAALSFALKLSLNKSIKAEVATALHLCIELYGKVVEDLKTALLALKAHDKVTLKTKLTAAITTIGRCDEAFQQQGLTNNWPLKKINSVLTLLAGFGLDIHGKLNL from the coding sequence atggGGTTTAGCAAATCAATTGTTCTCCTCATCCTTGCTTCCTTCCTCTTATCCACCGATGCTCATCTCTCGGCTTCGGGTCCTTCAGCAAATTCTCCCCCATCTCCAATCCAATTTCGCCAACCCCGTCCAGTATGCAAGAAATTATTTCTCCCACAACTCGATCTTCCCTTCACATTACCGAAAATCATCAATCCCGCTCTTCAAAGCATATGCGGCGTCACTGAAAATCCCGAAAAATGTCTTGCCCTAGTTTCTCCATGCATAACTGGTTCTACAACTTCCTTTTCTGCCCTTGAGGGAGTGGTGATATCTTTGATTGAACATGTGCAGGCAGCACTCTCTTTTGCCCTAAAATTAAGTCTTAATAAATCTATTAAAGCTGAAGTCGCCACTGCTCTTCATCTCTGTATCGAACTTTACGGAAAGGTCGTTGAAGATCTTAAAACAGCTTTGCTTGCATTGAAAGCTCATGACAAGGTTACACTTAAGACTAAGCTTACTGCTGCTATTACAACAATCGGTCGCTGTGATGAAGCTTTTCAGCAGCAAGGATTAACAAACAACTGGCCGTTGAAGAAGATTAATTCTGTGTTGACTCTTCTGGCTGGATTTGGGTTAGATATTCATGGAAAATTGAATCTATAA